The Candidatus Eisenbacteria bacterium genome contains the following window.
GATGACCGCCACCAGAAGCTCCAGGGCGCTCTTATGGCGAAGTTCGCAATCCGCGTTCGGATAGGCCTCCCGAAGCGATTCGAGAATCCGTCCCGCCCGCTCCGCGCGGGCCCCCTTCGATTCCCGGGGCATCATTCCTCCTCCGGCTTTTGGCCGACCCAATCCGCGCTCCCGTCCGCCCGGACCGCCCTCTTCCAGATCGGCGCCTCCTCCTTCAGGCGATCGAGGAAGGCGCGGCACCCCGCGAACGCCTCGGCGCGGCGAGGGGCGGCGGCGGCGATCGCCACGGACCTCTCCCCGACGGCGACGCGCCCGAGCCGGTGCGCGACCGCCAGGTCCAGGAGCCCGTGGGAGTCCATGATCTCTTCGCGCAGGCGGGAGAGCGTCTCCGTGGCCATCGGTTCGTAGGCGACGTACTCCAGCGCGACGAGCCGCGGCGGTCCCTCCTCGGCGCGCGCCGACCCGAAGAACAGACAGACCGCCCCCGCTTCCGGCGATGCGACGCGCGCGGCGATCGCCTCTCCGTCGACCGGTCCCTCGACGAAACGGACACGGTCCTCCGGCGCGCCCCCGGAGACCGGCGGGATCACCGCCACCTCCACACCGCTCTCGAGGGACGGGTCCCCTCGCGCGTAGGTTCCGCCGACGGCGTAACGGAGGGACGAGGCGAGAGGCGCGAGGGCGGGGTGAATCTCCAGCAGCCTCCCGCGGAGGGTTTCGAGCGTCGCCCCCTCGGGCAGGTCGACGGGTTCCTCGTGAGCGCCCGCCGCGTCGGCGGCGGGACCGAAATAGAGAACGCGCACATTCACGTCGGTTCCCCCTCGATGAATCCCCCTGAACCTTTTCGGCGGGTCGGTCGTCATTATAGCGGGTACGGCGCCGCGCGGCCACCACGCGGCCCGCCCGGCGCCCACCCCTCTTCCCCGTTCCGGCCCACCCCGGGGGAGTTCATCCGGGATTCCGCAGAGCCGGCGGCCCGCCCTCCGTCCGTCGTAAGTTTGTTGCGCCGGGCGAATCGGACCGTTAGCGTGAAGGCGAACCGGAGTCCCGATTCGAAAGGCGGCGCGTTCCCTCCGCTCCCCGCGGGGATCCGCGCCGCCCGGTGAACCCCATTCTCGGAGAGAGATCCCTCTCCACCGGAGACCGGACCATGAAGCGTTTCACCGTTCCGTTCCCGCTCCTCTTCGCGCTTTTCCTTCTCCTCGCCGCCGCGCCGCCGGCCGCCGCGGAAGAGGGAGGCGCGGATCTCTTTCTCGCGCGCCATCCCTCCCTCTCGCCGGACGCCTCGCGGATCGCCTTCTGCGCCATGGGCGATATATGGGTCGTTCCCGTCGAAGGGGGCGATGCGCGACGCGTGACCGTTCACGATGCGTACGACGACCGTCCGATCTGGTCCCCCGACGGCACGCGGATCGCCTTCGTTTCGGATCGCCACGGCAACGACGACGTCTTCGTCATCGACGCCGGCGGCGGACGACCGGAACGGCTCACCTACCACTCCGCCAACGACGCCCTTACCGACTGGAGCCCCACCGGGATTCTCTTCGGCTCCCGGCGGGAGGACATGTGGGGGATGCTCTACCGGGTGCGCGAGAACACGCCGGTGCCGGAGATGGTGCTCGCCGACCGCTCCCTCTCGGCGGCGATGTCGCCGGACGGCGCCTGGCTCGCCTGGGTGCGCGGCTGGACGCCCTGGTGGCGCAAGCACTACCGCGGCGAGGCGAGCCGGGACATCTGGATCCGCGCCGCCGCGGGCGGGCCGAGCGAGAAGCTGACCCTCTGGGCGGGGGACGACGACTACCCGATGTGGGCTCCGGGCGGCGACGCGCTTTACTTCGTTTCCGAACGGGAGGACGGCGCGGCCAACATCTGGAAGCAGCCGCTCGGCCTCTCTTCCGGCGCCCCCCGGGCCGCCGGGGCGCCGGTGCGGCTCACGAGCCACGAGGAGCGTTCCATCGAGTACGCCTCCATCTCCGCCGACGGGCGAACGATCGTTTATGAATGGAAAAACCAGGTTTGGACCGTTCCGGCGGCGGGGGGCGCGGCGCGGCGCGTGCCGATCCGCCTCGTCAGCGACGACAAGTGGAACCGCGTCGTCCGCAAGGTTCGCGGCTCGGGATGCACCGAGTTCACCCTGTCGCCGGACGGCTCCGAACTCGCCTTCGTCGTCCACGGCGAGGTGTTCGTGATGGAGCTGGAGGACGGCGAGGGAACCGACCGGATTCAACGGGTGACCGACACCGCCGGCCGGGAGCGGGAGGCGGCCTGGGCGCCGGACGGCGAAGCCCTCTACTTCGCGAGCGACGAGGAAGGGGACACGGATATTTGGATGGTGCGCTCCTCCGACGAGGAGGAGAAGCGCCTCTCCCGCTCCCGCAAGCGGGAGACGGTGAAGGTGATCGACTCGAACGAAAACGACATGTTCCCCCTCCCCTCGCCGGACGGGAAGAAGCTCCTCTTTCGGCGGGGCGCCAACTACCTCTGGATCGCCGACATCGACGGCTCGGGGCAGAGACTCCTCGTCCCCGGCCCGGACGTGCAGACCTTCCACTGGTCCGGCGATTCCCGCTGGGTTTCTTATTCTCAGTCGACCCTCGGCTCGCTGGAGGACGTCATGCTCGTCCCCGCCGACGGAGGCGTCCCCTTCAACGTCACCCGTTCCCCCCGGGACGATTACAACCCGACCTTCGTATTCGAAGGGAAACGGCTCGCTTTCGCCACCCGGGACGACCAGGGAAGCCTCTGGATGCGCTACCTCTGGCTCACCCGCGAGGAGTGGCTGAAGAGCGACGCCGACCGTGAGGAGGAAGAGGAGGCGGCCGAGAAGACGAAGGACGAAAAGAAAAAGGACGAGGAGGGCGAGAAGGAGGAGGACGAGGAGGAAACGATCGTCGTCGAACTGGGCGACGTGACGCCGCGGATCGTCGACGTGGTCCGCGCCGACGGAAGCTACAATCCTTGGTCCGTCTCGCCCGACGGACGGCTCTACGCCTTTCAGGGGAACGCCCTCGGTTCCGCCGATCTCTGGCTCGCCACCGACGACGGCGAGCGCCTGACCCGAGTCACTCACGACGGCGCCGGGCCGTCCAACATCATTTTCTCCTCCGACAACGCCTCCCTTTGGTTCCTCGCGGGCGGGCGGATCCTGCGCGCTGTCGTGAGCGAGGACGGCGACGTCTCCTCGGGGCCGAAGCCGGTTTCCTTCCAGGCGGAATACACCGTGGACCGCGCGCTCGAGGCGGGACAGAAATTCGACGAAGCCTGGTCCCTCCTCTACGACGGCTTCTACGACGAACGCTTCCACGGCGTCGATTGGAAAGCGCTCCGCGAGGAGTACGCCCCCCGGGCGAAGGCGGCCTACACGGTGGAGGACTTCTCCGACGTCCTCTCCGAGATGATCGGCGAACTCTCCGCCTCCCACCTCGGCGTCTATCCTCCCGGGAAGGGAGGAGACGACGACGCCACCGGACGCACCGGCATCCTCCCCGATTTCTCCTACGCCGGCCCCGGCGTGCGCGTCGCCGCGGTGACGCCGGACGGCCCGACGGATCGCGAGGGGAGCCGCGTCCGTCCCGGCGAGTACATCCTGGAGGTGAACGGCGAAACGATCGGGAACGCCGGCTGGTACGCCCTTCTGAACCACACCATCGGCAAAAAGACGGACCTGATCGTGGCCGATGACGGCCGCGGCAAGAACCGCCGCGAGGTGACGATCACGCCGATCGGCTCCGGCGCCCTCAATGGTCTCCTCTCCCGCCAATGGGAGGACGAGAACCGGGCGATGGTGGAGCGCCTCTCCGGCGGCCGGATCGGTTACGTCCACGTGAGCGCGATGGGCGCCGGCGAAATGCACCGCTTCCGCAAGGAGCTTTGGGCCTATGCCGGGGACAAGGAAGCCCTCGTTCTGGACGTGCGCTACAACAACGGCGGCTCCACCCACGACGAGCTGATCACCATCCTGCAGCGCCGCCCCTACGCGGTGGAGCGTTCCCGGGGCCGGGAAGAAAACTTCAATCCTCATGAAATGTGGAACCGGCCGGTGGCTTGCGTGATCAACGAGAGAAGCTACTCGGACGGCGAGATCTTCCCCTGGGCTTTCAAGGAAATGGGCCTCGGCGCGCTGGTGGGAACCAACACCTACGGCGCCGTGATCGGCACGCACGACGTGCAGCTCGTGGACGGGACATGGTTCCGCATCCCCGGGAGCGGTTGGTTCGGTCTGGACGGGACGAACCTGGAGAACACCGGCGCCGCGCCGGACGTTCCGGCGTACGCGGTGCCGGAGGAGCGCGCCGCCGGGCGGGACGCCCAGCTCGAGGCGGCGGTCCGCTACTTACTGGAGGAGATCCGCTAGGCCGCCGCGCAGGGCGGGAATCGGGCAGGGGGCGCCTCCGACCGCGGGGGCGCCCTCTTTTTCGCCGCGAACCCCCCTCACTCCCCACGCGGGAGAGGAACGATGAAGGTCGCTTCTTCCGCCATCCGGGCGAGCCGCGCCATGTCGTCGTCGGAAAAGCCGAAAGTATCCTGAGCAACGGCGTATTCCCGGAGAATGTCGGTCCGGGAGACGGTCGGATTGTCGGTGCAGAGGGCGCAACGGATCCCCGCCTCGAGAAAACGCGGGAGGGGATGGTCCTCCAATCGCTCCACCGCGCCGGTCTGCAGGTTCGACGTCAGGCAGACCTCGACGGCGATCTTCTCGTCGGCGAGGCGCTTCAGGAGGCGCGGATCGGCGGCGGCGCTCACGGCGTGGCCGATCCGCTGCGGCGCGAGGAGGTCCACCGCCTCCCAAACGCGCTCCACCCCCTCGTCCTCGCCGACGTGCACCGTTTTACGGAGACCCATCTGTTCGGCGAGGCGATACGGCTCGACGAAAAGGATCGGCGGAAAGGGTTTCTCCGCGCCCGCGATGTCGAAGGCGACCACGCCGAGGTCCCTGTGAAAGCGATCGATCTCGCCGGTCAGACTCCGCAGAAGAATCTTCGCCATGTTGCCGCCGTGATTCCGCATGGCGATCGCCACGACCCCGGCCCGGAAATCCTCGTGGGCGCGCATCACCTCCCGCAGCCCCTTCCGGACCGCCGAGAGCACCTGGCGCGAGGTCAGCCCCGCACGCTGGTGGATGATCGGATTGATCCGCACCTCCAGCGTGCGGATTCCCTCGGCGTAGGCGTCCCGGCCGATCTGCTCCGCGATGGTCTGGATGTTGTCGTAGAACTGCGTGTACTGGAGGGGGATATCGAACTTGCCCAGGTAGTCGAGCAGGTCCCGGTCGGTCTCCGGATCATAGGTCAGCTTGCCGCGGAACGCCTCGTAGCCCAGGCCGGGAATGGCGGAGTAGTACTTCTGCGAGAGATCCCAGAGCGTTTTCGGACGGACCGATCCGTCGAAGTGCCGGTGCAGGTCGGGCGGCCGGAGCGACCGCAGGAACTCCCGTTTCTCCTCCGTCGTTCGATTCCCCATCGGCGCCTCCTCCCCTTCGCGTTTGGCGGACCTTTGCCGGTAAACCTAACAGATCCGCGCCCGCGCCGCCAAGCCCTCGCCGCCCAATCGTTCCTTGACAGGAAGGGGGCGCTTGCCTAACGTCTTCCGAGGGGTCCGTCCGCAATCGCAAGCCGCACCGGTGGTTGCGAATCGCCTCGTGGCGACGCGCCCGCGCGCCCCTCGTCCCCACTCGACCAGGAGGTTTTCCATGCCCGACCAGGGACAGCCCTTTCCCGAGATCCGGCTTCCCAAAATTCCCGCGCGAACGATCGGCCTTCTCGTCGGGGCGGTCGTTCTCCTCGCGATCCTCTTCTCCAGCGTGTACACCATCGAACCGGAGGAGGTCGGCGTCATTCTCACGCTCGGCCGATATAGCCGCACCAGCGAGCCGGGGCTCCACGTCAAGGCGCCCTTCGGCATTGACAAGCTCTACAAGGTGCCGGTGCGTAGGCAGCTCAAAGAGGAGTTCGGCTTCCGGACCACCCAAGCGGGGGTGCGGAGCGAGTTCGCGCGCCGCGGCTACGAGGACGAATCGCTCATGCTCACCGGCGACCTGAACAGCGCCGTCGTGGAGTGGATCGTCCAGTACAAGATCTCGGACGCGGAGCAATTCCTCTTCCGGGTCCGCGCGCCGAGGGAGACCTTCCGCGACATCTCCGAGGCGGCGATGCGCGAGATCGTCGGAGACCGGAGCGTGACGGAAGTGCTCACCACCGGCCGCGTGGAGGTCGCCGACGAGGTCAAGCTGATCCTCCAGCGCCTCTGCGAGCAGTATGAGCTGGGAATCGACGTGCAGGTGGTGGTGTTGCAGAACGTGAACCCGCCGGCGCCCGTGCAGCCCTCCTTCAACGAGGTGAACGAAGCGATCCAGGAGAAGGAGAAGCTGATCAACCAGGCCGTGGCGGACTACAACCAGGCGATTCCCCGCGCCGAGGGAGAGGCGCACGCGACGATTCTCGCCGCGGAGGGATACGCCTTGAACCGGGTGAACCGCGCGAAGGGTGACGTGGCGCTGTTCGACGCGCTCCTCACCGAATACAGGAAGGCACCGGACGTCACGCGGCGACGCATCTACGTGGAATCGATGCGCGAGATTCTCGCCGGGATGGAACGGAAGGTGATCGTCGACGAGTCGCTCCGGGGGATCCTTCCCCTCCTCCCACTCGGCAAGGAGGAGGTGAAGCCATGAGCAAGACCGGAAGAAACGCGCTGATCGTCGTCGTGCTTCTCCTGCTTCTCGTCCTCTTCAACGGCCTCTACGTGGTGAGCGAGGTGGAGCAGGTCATCATCACCCAGTTCGGCAAGCCGGTGGGCGACGCGATCGTCGACGCGGGCCTCCACTTCAAGATCCCCTTCGTTCAGAAGGCGAACCGCTTCGAGAAGCGTTGGCTGGAGTGGGACGGCTCGCCCAACCAGATCCCGACGAGCGACAAGAAATACATCTGGGTCGACACCTACGCGCGCTGGCGGATCGCCGACCCGCTCCTCTTCTTCCAGAGCGTGCGGGACGAACGGGGCGCCCAGTCGAGGCTCGACGACATCCTGGACGGCGAAACCCGCAACGCCATCGCCAGCTATCCGCTGATCGAGGTGGTCCGCGCCTCGAAACGGGAGATGGCCCTGGACATCGATACGGAGGAATTCGGCGAAACGCCCATCTCCAGCCTGATCGAGACGGGGCGGGAGAAAATCAGCCGAAGCATCCTCGCGGCGGCTTCCGTGGTCACTCCGGCCTACGGGATCGAGCTGGTGGATCTCCGGATCAAGCGGGTCAACTACATAGAGAACGTGCGCGAAAAAGTTTATGATCGAATGATCAGCGAGCGGCTTCGGATCGCCGACAAGTCCCGCTCCGAGGGGCAGGGTCGGAGCGCCGAGATCCGCGGCGAGAAGGAGAAGGAGCTGCAGAGAATCGTTTCCGACGCCTACCGGCAGGCGCAGGAAATCCGGGGCCGCGCGGACGCCGAGGCGGCAGCCATCTACGCAGCCAGCTACGGACGCGATCCGGAGCTGTACCAGTTCCTCGCCACGCTGGAGGCGTACAAGGCCACCCTG
Protein-coding sequences here:
- the hflK gene encoding FtsH protease activity modulator HflK, which produces MPDQGQPFPEIRLPKIPARTIGLLVGAVVLLAILFSSVYTIEPEEVGVILTLGRYSRTSEPGLHVKAPFGIDKLYKVPVRRQLKEEFGFRTTQAGVRSEFARRGYEDESLMLTGDLNSAVVEWIVQYKISDAEQFLFRVRAPRETFRDISEAAMREIVGDRSVTEVLTTGRVEVADEVKLILQRLCEQYELGIDVQVVVLQNVNPPAPVQPSFNEVNEAIQEKEKLINQAVADYNQAIPRAEGEAHATILAAEGYALNRVNRAKGDVALFDALLTEYRKAPDVTRRRIYVESMREILAGMERKVIVDESLRGILPLLPLGKEEVKP
- a CDS encoding molybdenum cofactor biosynthesis protein MoaE, translated to MNVRVLYFGPAADAAGAHEEPVDLPEGATLETLRGRLLEIHPALAPLASSLRYAVGGTYARGDPSLESGVEVAVIPPVSGGAPEDRVRFVEGPVDGEAIAARVASPEAGAVCLFFGSARAEEGPPRLVALEYVAYEPMATETLSRLREEIMDSHGLLDLAVAHRLGRVAVGERSVAIAAAAPRRAEAFAGCRAFLDRLKEEAPIWKRAVRADGSADWVGQKPEEE
- the add gene encoding adenosine deaminase, with the protein product MGNRTTEEKREFLRSLRPPDLHRHFDGSVRPKTLWDLSQKYYSAIPGLGYEAFRGKLTYDPETDRDLLDYLGKFDIPLQYTQFYDNIQTIAEQIGRDAYAEGIRTLEVRINPIIHQRAGLTSRQVLSAVRKGLREVMRAHEDFRAGVVAIAMRNHGGNMAKILLRSLTGEIDRFHRDLGVVAFDIAGAEKPFPPILFVEPYRLAEQMGLRKTVHVGEDEGVERVWEAVDLLAPQRIGHAVSAAADPRLLKRLADEKIAVEVCLTSNLQTGAVERLEDHPLPRFLEAGIRCALCTDNPTVSRTDILREYAVAQDTFGFSDDDMARLARMAEEATFIVPLPRGE
- a CDS encoding PD40 domain-containing protein, which translates into the protein MKRFTVPFPLLFALFLLLAAAPPAAAEEGGADLFLARHPSLSPDASRIAFCAMGDIWVVPVEGGDARRVTVHDAYDDRPIWSPDGTRIAFVSDRHGNDDVFVIDAGGGRPERLTYHSANDALTDWSPTGILFGSRREDMWGMLYRVRENTPVPEMVLADRSLSAAMSPDGAWLAWVRGWTPWWRKHYRGEASRDIWIRAAAGGPSEKLTLWAGDDDYPMWAPGGDALYFVSEREDGAANIWKQPLGLSSGAPRAAGAPVRLTSHEERSIEYASISADGRTIVYEWKNQVWTVPAAGGAARRVPIRLVSDDKWNRVVRKVRGSGCTEFTLSPDGSELAFVVHGEVFVMELEDGEGTDRIQRVTDTAGREREAAWAPDGEALYFASDEEGDTDIWMVRSSDEEEKRLSRSRKRETVKVIDSNENDMFPLPSPDGKKLLFRRGANYLWIADIDGSGQRLLVPGPDVQTFHWSGDSRWVSYSQSTLGSLEDVMLVPADGGVPFNVTRSPRDDYNPTFVFEGKRLAFATRDDQGSLWMRYLWLTREEWLKSDADREEEEEAAEKTKDEKKKDEEGEKEEDEEETIVVELGDVTPRIVDVVRADGSYNPWSVSPDGRLYAFQGNALGSADLWLATDDGERLTRVTHDGAGPSNIIFSSDNASLWFLAGGRILRAVVSEDGDVSSGPKPVSFQAEYTVDRALEAGQKFDEAWSLLYDGFYDERFHGVDWKALREEYAPRAKAAYTVEDFSDVLSEMIGELSASHLGVYPPGKGGDDDATGRTGILPDFSYAGPGVRVAAVTPDGPTDREGSRVRPGEYILEVNGETIGNAGWYALLNHTIGKKTDLIVADDGRGKNRREVTITPIGSGALNGLLSRQWEDENRAMVERLSGGRIGYVHVSAMGAGEMHRFRKELWAYAGDKEALVLDVRYNNGGSTHDELITILQRRPYAVERSRGREENFNPHEMWNRPVACVINERSYSDGEIFPWAFKEMGLGALVGTNTYGAVIGTHDVQLVDGTWFRIPGSGWFGLDGTNLENTGAAPDVPAYAVPEERAAGRDAQLEAAVRYLLEEIR
- the hflC gene encoding protease modulator HflC; the encoded protein is MSKTGRNALIVVVLLLLLVLFNGLYVVSEVEQVIITQFGKPVGDAIVDAGLHFKIPFVQKANRFEKRWLEWDGSPNQIPTSDKKYIWVDTYARWRIADPLLFFQSVRDERGAQSRLDDILDGETRNAIASYPLIEVVRASKREMALDIDTEEFGETPISSLIETGREKISRSILAAASVVTPAYGIELVDLRIKRVNYIENVREKVYDRMISERLRIADKSRSEGQGRSAEIRGEKEKELQRIVSDAYRQAQEIRGRADAEAAAIYAASYGRDPELYQFLATLEAYKATLGENALLVTGQDTDFFRYLESMRGR